The Helianthus annuus cultivar XRQ/B chromosome 16, HanXRQr2.0-SUNRISE, whole genome shotgun sequence genome includes a window with the following:
- the LOC118488037 gene encoding U4/U6.U5 tri-snRNP-associated protein 2-like has product MENSSSRRDEEEEEQQQSKKQKVVGFDNALLPLAAYEDEEEEEAEKQQEEEEEEEENGFGGEGGRRNRTIELRRDCPYLDTVNRQVLDFDFEKFCSVSLSNLNVYACLVCGKYFQGRGHKSHAYTHSLEAGHHVYINLRTEKVYCLPDGYEINDPSLDDIRHVLNPRFKKDQVLQLDRNRQWSRALDGSDYLPGMVGLNNIKETDFVNVTIQSLMRVTPLRNFFLIPENYADSKSVLVHRFGELTRKIWHARNFKGQVSPHEFLQAVMKASKKRFRIGAQSDPVEFMSWLLNTLHTDLKSSRRKTSIIHQCFQGELEVVKEINAKDGAETSRMPFLMLGLDLPPPPLFKDVMEKNIIPQVPLFNILKKFDGESVTEVVRPRVARMRYRVTKLPQYLILHMRRFTKNNFFVEKNPTLVNFPVKNLELKDYIPLPLPSKEGEEERVRSKYDLIANIVHDGKPGEGAYRVFVQRKSEELWYEMQDLHVAETLPQMVALSEAYMQIYEQQHLDSQKQQVEAAK; this is encoded by the exons ATGGAAAACTCGTCGAGTAGAagagacgaagaagaagaagaacaacagcaGTCGAAGAAGCAGAAAGTAGTAGGTTTTGATAACGCCCTGCTTCCACTTGCAGCATACGAAGAcgaagaagaggaagaggcagagaagcaacaagaagaagaagaagaagaggaagagaatGGATTTGGTGGTGAAGGGGGGAGGCGTAATAGGACTATTGAACTCCGTAGAGACTGTCCTTACCTTGATACAGTTAATCGCCAG GTTTTGGATTTTGACTTTGAAAAGTTCTGTTCAGTGTCACTATCAAATTTGAATGTGTATGCATGTTTGGTATGTGGTAAGTATTTCCAAGGAAGAGGCCACAAGTCACATGCATATACTCATAGCCTCGAAGCAGGACACCATGTCTACATCAATCTTCGCACCGAAAAAGTATATTGCCTCCCTGATGGTTATGAAATCAATGATCCTTCACTTGATGATATTCGACATGTTCTTAACCCAAG GTTTAAGAAAGACCAAGTTCTGCAACTTGATAGAAATAGACAATGGTCAAGGGCGCTTGATGGTTCTGATTATCTTCCTGGAATG GTCGGGCTTAATAACATTAAGGAGACTGATTTTGTTAATGTCACCATTCAGTCTTTAATGCGAGTGACCCCCTTGAGAAACTTTTTTCTCATTCCTGAAAATTACGCTGACAGTAAATCTGTCCTTGTTCACCGTTTTGGTGAGCTCACAAGGAAGATATGGCATGCAAGGAACTTCAAAGGACAG GTTAGTCCTCATGAATTTTTGCAAGCAGTTATGAAAGCCAGTAAAAAACGATTTCGTATAGGGGCACAGTCCGATCCTGTTGAATTTATGTCGTGGCTTCTCAATACACTGCACACAGACCTTAAAAGTTCAAGGAGAAAGACCAGTATTATCCATCAGTGTTTTCAG GGAGAACTGGAGGTTGTGAAAGAGATAAATGCAAAAGATGGTGCTGAGACCAGTAGGATGCCATTTTTGATGCTTGGACTAGATTTGCCGCCACCCCCACTTTTCAAAGACGTAATGGAGAAAAATATAATTCCTCAG GTTCCACTTTTCAACATACTGAAGAAGTTTGACGGGGAGAGTGTAACTGAAGTAGTGCGTCCTCGTGTAGCCAGGATGAGATATCGTGTTACAAAACTTCCACAGTATCTTATTCTTCACATGCGTCGCTTCACAAAGAATAATTTCTTTGTGGAGAAAAATCCAACCCTTg TTAACTTCCCTGTGAAAAATCTGGAGCTGAAGGATTATataccattaccattaccatcTAAAGAGGGAGAGGAAGAAAGAGTGCGTTCCAAGTATGATTTGATAGCAAACATTGTTCATGACGGTAAACCAGGTGAAGGAGCATATAGGGTATTTGTTCAGCGCAAGTCGGAAGAGCTCTG GTATGAGATGCAGGATCTCCATGTTGCAGAAACACTTCCGCAGATGGTTGCGCTTTCTGAGGCTTACATGCAGATATATGAGCAGCAACATTTGGATTCTCAAAAGCAGCAGGTGGAGGCTGCAAAGTAA